Proteins from a genomic interval of Panthera tigris isolate Pti1 chromosome A2, P.tigris_Pti1_mat1.1, whole genome shotgun sequence:
- the LOC122235822 gene encoding translation initiation factor IF-2-like, which yields MRMRGSGKNGVTQPPGLSSGNSGLPDQQSRTRPSSPASVRSRLLQCPRPSPRRRLPPEFRLRRGCGSRPLTSEGLSSDPLTSSAEGLTEPRPVPAAPRSGRGTVLLPTPGACGRVPARPRKSSGGRAAAAAAFQGWWQSATRTWPRASPATTPSQHQPFSVAGPASQRGRSPGAAGTFARGGPPRLCQMSSRQGNRLSRGARRPTGLDSAPEDPPLPPEPRQTPCRCPGTLGTLCTIREAPGV from the exons atgcgcatgcgcgggagcggtaaaaatggcgtcacccagccgCCCGGTCTCAGCTCTGGGAATTCTGGTCTCCCGGACCAGCAGTCGCGCACCCGTCCTTCGTCTCCGGCTTCCGTCCGCTCCCGGCTTTTACAGTGCCCGCGACCGAGCCCCAGGCGGCGCCTCCCTCCTGAGTTTCGTCTCCGACGCGGCTGTGGttcccgacccctcacttctgagggactgagCTCTGACCCGCTCACATCCTCTGCGGAGGGTCTCACGGAGCCGAGGCCGGTGCCCGCCGCCCCCCGGAGCGGTCgcgggaccgtgctgctgccgaCGCCCGGGGCctgcggccgggtgccagcccgccccagaaaaagttcaggCGGTCgtgcggcagcagcagcagcgtttcagggatggTGGCAAAGCGCAACGCGCACCTGGCCCCGGGCTTCACCCGCAACGACCCCGTCCCAGCACCAGCCATTCTCCGTGGCTGGTCCAGCGTCCCAGCGTGGCCGTTCTCCGGGGGCTGCTGGCACCTTTGCCCGTGGGGGGCCGCCCCGCCTCTGCCAGATGTCCTCCcggcaggggaaccgcctctcccgtGGGGCCCGGAGACCCACCGGACTTGACTCTGCTCCCGAGGATCCGCCCCTCCCGCCAGAGCCCCGCCAG ACTCCCTGCCGCTGCCCCGGGACTCTGGGGACCCTCTGCACCATCAGAGAAGCTCCTGGTGTCTGA